The Streptomyces pactum genome contains a region encoding:
- a CDS encoding type II secretion system F family protein encodes MTGAAELSTGVALACLGAAAWLSGSGWHSGVRRVRLVLADGVAAGTGPPAVHRMTDGLRRVRGRLRPEWWSLPAGLLLAVLGNSVLPAVAGAAGVPLLRRTRLAGRARRAGERRQDAVIALCGALAGEVRAGRQPGEALLCAAHDTGGLGDARTAVLAAARFGGDVPGALAAAARQPGAEGLRGLAACWWVAVDQGAGLAAGLDRLEGALRAERDQRSDLRAQLAGARATAVMLAGLPVLGLLLGVALGADPLYVLLHTGAGLGCLLAGGVLEGLGVWWVTRIVRAAEAVS; translated from the coding sequence GTGACGGGGGCGGCTGAGCTGTCGACGGGCGTGGCCCTGGCGTGTCTGGGAGCTGCGGCGTGGCTGTCCGGGAGCGGGTGGCACTCCGGCGTACGGCGTGTGCGCCTGGTGCTCGCCGACGGTGTGGCGGCCGGCACCGGGCCACCCGCGGTGCACCGGATGACGGACGGGCTGAGGCGGGTCCGTGGACGGCTGCGGCCCGAGTGGTGGTCGTTGCCGGCCGGGCTGCTGCTGGCGGTGCTGGGCAACTCGGTGCTGCCGGCCGTCGCGGGCGCGGCCGGGGTCCCGCTGTTGCGGCGGACGCGGCTGGCCGGGAGGGCACGGCGGGCCGGCGAGCGCCGGCAGGACGCGGTGATCGCGCTGTGCGGGGCGCTCGCCGGGGAGGTGCGGGCGGGGCGGCAGCCCGGCGAGGCGCTGTTGTGCGCCGCCCACGACACCGGAGGGCTCGGTGACGCCCGGACGGCGGTACTGGCGGCGGCCCGGTTCGGCGGGGACGTCCCGGGGGCGCTCGCGGCGGCGGCGCGGCAACCGGGTGCCGAAGGGCTGCGGGGGCTCGCGGCGTGCTGGTGGGTCGCCGTGGACCAGGGCGCCGGACTGGCGGCCGGGCTCGACCGGCTGGAAGGCGCCCTACGCGCTGAACGCGATCAGCGCTCCGATCTGCGAGCCCAGTTGGCGGGTGCTCGCGCCACGGCGGTGATGCTCGCCGGCCTGCCGGTTCTGGGCCTCCTGCTCGGCGTCGCCCTGGGTGCCGACCCGCTGTACGTGCTGCTGCACACCGGGGCGGGACTGGGCTGTCTGCTGGCCGGTGGGGTTCTGGAGGGCCTGGGCGTGTGGTGGGTGACGCGGATCGTGCGGGCAGCGGAGGCGGTGTCGTGA
- a CDS encoding TadA family conjugal transfer-associated ATPase produces the protein MLDGVRRWLAESGAEPTPARVAQALREQGRVLGDAEILGAAEHLRSELVGSGPLEPLLADPSVTDVLVSAPDRVWVDRGGGLELTSVSFPDAGAVRRLAQRLATVAGRRLDDARPWVDARLPDGTRLHAVLPPVAVGCTCLSLRVVRPRAFTLDELAAAGTVPPGGDRVLRALLGARLSFLVSGGTGTGKTTLLSALLGLVGPDERIVLAEDSAELRPDHPHVVRLETRPANQEAAGLVTLEDLVRQALRMRPDRLVVGEVRGPEVVHLLAALNTGHEGGCGTVHANAAADVPARLEALGTAAGLDRAALHSQLAAALSVVLHLVRDRTGRRRIAEVHVLERDSSGLVRTVPALRWGAEAFVAERGWERLRELLCGDGLEARAVGREAYR, from the coding sequence ATGCTCGACGGAGTGCGGCGGTGGCTTGCCGAGAGCGGGGCCGAGCCGACGCCCGCGCGCGTGGCGCAAGCCCTGCGGGAACAGGGGCGGGTGCTCGGGGACGCCGAGATCCTGGGCGCCGCCGAACATCTGAGGTCGGAGCTCGTCGGCAGCGGGCCGCTGGAACCGCTGCTCGCCGACCCGTCGGTGACCGACGTACTGGTGTCCGCCCCGGACCGGGTCTGGGTGGACCGGGGTGGCGGCCTGGAGCTCACGTCGGTTTCCTTCCCGGACGCTGGTGCGGTCCGGCGGCTCGCGCAGCGGCTCGCCACCGTCGCCGGGCGCCGGCTCGACGACGCCCGGCCGTGGGTGGACGCCCGGCTGCCCGACGGCACCCGGCTGCACGCGGTACTGCCTCCGGTCGCCGTCGGCTGCACCTGCCTGTCGCTGCGGGTCGTACGGCCGCGCGCGTTCACGCTCGACGAACTGGCGGCGGCCGGCACCGTACCGCCCGGTGGCGACCGCGTACTGCGCGCGCTGCTGGGAGCACGGTTGTCCTTCCTCGTCAGCGGTGGCACCGGCACTGGCAAGACGACGCTGCTGAGTGCGCTGCTCGGGCTCGTCGGGCCGGACGAGCGCATCGTGCTCGCCGAGGACTCGGCGGAGCTGCGGCCGGACCATCCGCACGTCGTCCGTCTGGAGACCAGACCCGCCAACCAGGAGGCCGCGGGTCTGGTGACCCTGGAGGACCTGGTGCGGCAGGCGCTGCGCATGCGACCGGACCGGCTGGTCGTCGGCGAGGTGCGCGGCCCGGAAGTCGTCCATCTCCTCGCGGCGTTGAACACCGGTCACGAGGGCGGCTGCGGGACGGTGCACGCCAACGCCGCCGCCGACGTACCGGCCCGGCTGGAGGCGCTCGGTACGGCCGCGGGCCTGGACCGGGCGGCCCTGCACAGCCAGCTCGCGGCGGCCCTTTCGGTGGTCCTGCACTTGGTACGGGACAGAACCGGACGGCGCCGGATCGCCGAGGTGCACGTGCTGGAGCGCGACTCGTCGGGGCTGGTGCGGACGGTGCCGGCGCTGCGGTGGGGAGCGGAGGCCTTCGTGGCCGAGCGCGGCTGGGAGCGGCTGCGGGAGTTGCTGTGCGGAGACGGGCTCGAAGCGCGAGCCGTTGGACGGGAGGCGTACAGGTGA
- the ssd gene encoding septum site-determining protein Ssd, protein MTGTITHDPPPASGGRQSGPLIVTEDTELLDDLLRLCAAAGATPEVHHSVPAAPTASGQRGGWEAAPLVLVGDDAARRVRGAVRRRGVVLVGRDQDDSGVWQRAVEIGADHVLMLPDGEQWLVDRIADVVEGVGRPALTVGVIGGRGGAGASTLACALAVSSAREGLRSLLVDADPLGGGLDVLLGGETAEGLRWPAFAASRGRVGGGALEESLPELHSLRVLSWDRGDCVTVPPQAVRAVLAAARRRGGTVVVDLPRRIDDGVAEILAQLDVGLLVVPAELRAVAAAGRVAAAVGMVLRDLRVAVRGPYASGLDDREVARLLGLPLAGEVPVESGLLRATESRRPPGTPARGPLARFCGQFWERALVEAGGAA, encoded by the coding sequence ATGACCGGAACCATCACGCACGATCCGCCGCCCGCCTCCGGAGGGCGGCAGAGCGGGCCGTTGATCGTCACCGAGGACACGGAGCTCCTCGACGACCTGTTGCGCCTGTGCGCGGCGGCCGGCGCCACGCCGGAGGTGCACCACTCCGTGCCCGCGGCACCCACTGCCTCGGGACAGCGGGGCGGTTGGGAAGCCGCGCCGCTCGTCCTCGTCGGCGACGACGCCGCGCGACGTGTGCGCGGGGCCGTGCGGAGACGCGGAGTGGTCCTCGTCGGACGTGACCAGGACGACTCGGGGGTCTGGCAGCGAGCCGTCGAGATCGGCGCCGACCATGTCCTGATGCTGCCCGACGGCGAACAGTGGCTGGTCGACCGCATCGCCGACGTCGTGGAGGGCGTCGGCCGGCCCGCGCTCACCGTCGGCGTCATCGGCGGCCGGGGCGGTGCCGGAGCCTCCACGCTGGCCTGCGCACTCGCCGTCAGCTCCGCACGAGAGGGGCTGCGCAGCCTCCTCGTGGACGCCGATCCGCTGGGCGGCGGGCTCGACGTGCTCCTCGGCGGGGAGACGGCCGAGGGGCTCAGGTGGCCCGCGTTCGCGGCGTCGCGGGGGCGGGTCGGCGGCGGCGCCCTGGAGGAGTCGCTGCCCGAGCTGCACTCGCTGCGGGTACTCAGTTGGGACCGGGGGGACTGCGTCACGGTGCCGCCCCAGGCCGTACGGGCGGTGCTCGCGGCGGCCCGGCGCAGGGGCGGCACGGTCGTCGTGGACCTGCCGCGCCGGATCGACGACGGCGTCGCCGAGATCCTCGCCCAGCTCGACGTCGGGCTCCTCGTCGTCCCGGCCGAATTGCGGGCCGTCGCGGCGGCCGGCCGGGTGGCCGCCGCGGTCGGCATGGTCCTGCGCGACCTCCGGGTCGCGGTACGCGGGCCGTACGCCTCCGGACTCGACGACCGAGAGGTGGCCCGGCTACTCGGACTGCCCCTGGCGGGCGAGGTGCCCGTCGAGTCCGGCCTCTTGCGTGCCACCGAGAGCAGGCGTCCCCCGGGCACGCCCGCACGCGGGCCGCTGGCGCGCTTCTGCGGGCAGTTCTGGGAGCGGGCGCTGGTGGAGGCGGGTGGGGCCGCGTGA